The Actinocatenispora sera genome has a window encoding:
- a CDS encoding serine hydrolase domain-containing protein: MAPGYEGVAAAFERNFTERGEVGAAFAAHHAGRPVVDLWGGVADRSTGRAWQRDTLQLVFSGTKGLAAACVLLLVERGRLDLDAPVARYWPEFGQAGKAAITVAEVLSHQCRLPGVRAPFTTAELLDHDVMAALLAAQAPSDDPRAEFTYHALTYGWLVDEVVRRVDGRSVGALFHQEFAAPLELELWIGLPDELHHRAATTVAGPGLLAAGEPTDDYGRLVRNPLVVPGAPDIWNGAAFRRAGLAAVGAHGTAQSIARFYAGLAGDGAWGDVRLLAPETVRLGRRLLRRGTDSAAGTPMAYGAGFELFTELGLLGPATDVFGHAGAGGSRHGAWPAARVGFSYAMNEIRAEFPDRRPLSLLAALHDAVRRAPA, translated from the coding sequence GTGGCACCGGGGTACGAGGGCGTGGCCGCCGCCTTCGAGCGCAACTTCACCGAGCGCGGCGAGGTCGGTGCGGCGTTCGCCGCCCACCATGCCGGGCGACCCGTGGTCGACCTGTGGGGCGGTGTCGCCGACCGGTCGACCGGACGAGCCTGGCAGCGCGACACGCTGCAGCTGGTGTTCTCCGGTACGAAGGGGCTTGCCGCGGCGTGCGTCCTGCTGCTGGTCGAGCGCGGCCGGCTCGACCTCGACGCGCCCGTCGCCCGGTACTGGCCGGAGTTCGGTCAGGCCGGCAAGGCCGCAATCACCGTGGCCGAGGTGCTGTCGCACCAGTGCCGGCTGCCCGGCGTGCGGGCGCCGTTCACGACCGCCGAGCTGCTCGACCACGACGTGATGGCGGCGCTGCTCGCCGCCCAGGCGCCGTCCGATGACCCGCGCGCCGAGTTCACCTACCACGCACTGACCTACGGCTGGCTCGTCGACGAGGTGGTCCGGCGGGTCGACGGGCGAAGCGTCGGCGCGCTGTTCCACCAGGAGTTCGCCGCCCCGCTGGAACTGGAACTGTGGATCGGGCTGCCGGACGAGCTGCACCACCGCGCCGCCACCACCGTTGCCGGCCCCGGTCTGCTGGCAGCCGGCGAGCCGACCGACGACTACGGCCGGCTGGTGCGCAATCCGCTGGTCGTACCGGGCGCACCCGACATCTGGAACGGCGCCGCGTTTCGCCGGGCCGGGCTGGCCGCGGTCGGCGCACACGGTACCGCGCAGTCGATCGCCCGGTTCTACGCCGGCCTGGCGGGCGACGGGGCCTGGGGCGACGTCCGGTTGCTGGCCCCCGAGACGGTGCGCCTCGGCCGCCGGCTGCTGCGTCGCGGCACCGACTCGGCCGCCGGCACCCCGATGGCGTACGGGGCGGGCTTCGAGCTGTTCACCGAACTCGGCCTGCTGGGGCCGGCCACCGACGTGTTCGGGCACGCCGGCGCCGGCGGCTCCCGGCACGGCGCCTGGCCGGCGGCCCGGGTCGGTTTCTCCTACGCGATGAACGAGATCCGCGCCGAGTTCCCGGATCGCCGGCCGCTCAGCCTGCTCGCCGCGCTGCACGACGCCGTCCGGCGCGCACCCGCCTGA
- a CDS encoding ATP-binding cassette domain-containing protein produces MTQPTTERTETVTVTEQRIDVSGLRKRFGATQALDGMSFTVSPGRVTGFVGPNGAGKSTTIRVILGLDAPDEGRALVGGLPYRRLRRPLRHVGALVDAAALQPSRTGRNHLLWLARSQRLPVRRVDEVIELVGLTGAARRRAGGFSLGMRQRLGIAAAMLGDPPVLILDEPFNGMDPEGIIWIRRFLRSLAGEGRAVLVSSHLMGELQGTADQVVVVGRGRVVADAPVDELVAAESGDRVQLRTAQPAEAAATLQRDGLAARVADRNTVTVTGADAQRIVAVLARSGVPFAEVTSQRATLEDVYLRLTAGESEYRAVLDQEQGR; encoded by the coding sequence ATGACCCAGCCGACGACCGAACGGACCGAGACCGTGACCGTGACCGAGCAGAGGATCGACGTATCCGGGCTGCGCAAGCGATTCGGGGCCACCCAGGCACTCGACGGGATGAGCTTCACCGTGTCGCCCGGCCGGGTGACCGGCTTCGTCGGGCCCAACGGTGCGGGAAAGTCGACGACCATCCGGGTCATCCTCGGGTTGGACGCCCCGGACGAGGGCCGCGCGCTGGTCGGCGGGCTGCCGTACCGGCGGCTGCGACGGCCGCTGCGGCACGTGGGCGCGCTGGTAGACGCGGCCGCCCTGCAACCGAGCCGGACGGGGCGCAACCACCTGCTGTGGCTGGCCCGGTCGCAGCGGTTGCCGGTACGCCGGGTGGACGAGGTGATCGAGCTGGTCGGCCTGACCGGTGCCGCGCGCCGCAGGGCGGGCGGCTTCTCGCTGGGGATGCGACAGCGCCTCGGCATCGCCGCGGCGATGCTCGGCGATCCACCGGTACTGATCCTGGACGAGCCGTTCAACGGGATGGACCCCGAGGGCATCATCTGGATCCGCCGGTTCCTGCGCTCGCTCGCCGGCGAGGGGCGCGCGGTGCTGGTGTCCAGCCATCTGATGGGCGAACTGCAGGGCACCGCCGACCAGGTGGTCGTCGTCGGTCGCGGCCGGGTCGTCGCCGATGCACCGGTGGACGAACTGGTCGCCGCCGAGTCGGGTGACCGGGTCCAGCTGCGTACCGCGCAGCCGGCCGAGGCGGCGGCGACGCTGCAACGAGACGGGCTGGCGGCGCGGGTCGCGGACCGCAACACCGTCACCGTGACCGGGGCCGACGCCCAGCGGATCGTGGCGGTACTGGCCCGGTCCGGCGTGCCGTTCGCCGAGGTGACGAGCCAGCGGGCGACCCTGGAGGACGTCTACCTGCGGCTCACCGCCGGCGAGTCCGAGTACCGGGCGGTCCTCGACCAGGAGCAGGGCCGATGA
- a CDS encoding sensor histidine kinase, protein MSATRRVGALLRARRPVLRAQLTLLYSGLFLAVLAGVLLATNLLYGHTAARAPAGTAPGVADSSSRFDVGPALVGLAAAVVALVGAWWLAGRFLRPLHAITTTAQQISATNLNQRLTVRGPDDELTRLGTTLNDLLSRLESAFTAQRHFVANASHELRTPLAGQRTLLQVALADPHADLASLRAACAEAVELGAQQERLIDALLALATSERGIERRSPVELAGLAERALAGRRAETGERGVHIDARLAAARASGDPRLVELLVANLVDNAIRHNRPDGTVEVVTGPAPSGAATITVRNTGPVVPPEDLGRLFQPFQRAGGPRLRHRDGHGLGLAIVAAIAGAHQATVTTRAQAGGGLEITVAFPTDR, encoded by the coding sequence ATGAGCGCGACGCGACGAGTCGGTGCCCTGCTTCGCGCCAGGCGACCGGTCCTGCGGGCACAGCTCACGCTGCTGTACTCCGGGCTGTTTCTCGCGGTCCTCGCCGGCGTGCTGCTGGCCACCAACCTCCTCTACGGCCACACCGCGGCGCGCGCCCCCGCCGGCACGGCACCCGGGGTGGCCGACTCCAGCAGCAGGTTCGACGTCGGCCCGGCGCTGGTCGGCCTGGCCGCCGCGGTGGTCGCGCTGGTCGGCGCCTGGTGGCTCGCCGGCCGCTTCCTGCGGCCGCTGCACGCCATCACCACCACCGCGCAACAGATCTCCGCCACCAACCTCAACCAGCGCCTCACGGTCCGGGGGCCGGACGACGAGCTGACCCGGCTCGGTACCACGCTCAACGACCTGCTGAGCCGGTTGGAGTCCGCCTTCACCGCGCAGCGCCACTTCGTGGCCAACGCCTCGCACGAGCTGCGTACCCCGCTCGCGGGTCAGCGGACCCTGCTTCAGGTCGCGCTCGCCGATCCGCACGCCGACCTGGCGTCCCTGCGCGCCGCGTGCGCCGAGGCGGTGGAGCTCGGCGCGCAACAGGAGAGGCTCATCGACGCCCTGCTCGCGCTCGCCACCAGCGAGCGCGGCATCGAGCGCCGGAGCCCGGTCGAGCTCGCCGGGCTCGCCGAGCGGGCACTCGCCGGCCGCCGCGCGGAGACGGGCGAGCGCGGCGTCCACATCGACGCCAGGCTCGCCGCGGCCCGGGCGTCCGGCGACCCCCGGCTGGTCGAGCTGCTCGTGGCGAACCTCGTCGACAACGCGATCCGGCACAACCGGCCCGACGGCACGGTCGAGGTCGTGACCGGGCCGGCCCCGAGTGGCGCAGCGACGATCACGGTCCGCAACACCGGTCCGGTGGTCCCCCCGGAGGACCTGGGCCGGCTCTTCCAGCCGTTCCAGCGGGCCGGCGGGCCACGCCTACGACACCGCGACGGGCACGGGCTCGGCCTGGCCATCGTCGCGGCGATCGCCGGTGCCCACCAGGCGACGGTCACCACCCGCGCGCAGGCCGGCGGCGGGCTCGAGATCACCGTCGCCTTCCCGACCGACCGCTGA
- a CDS encoding TetR/AcrR family transcriptional regulator, translated as MPVPRGTTLDPSRTRDAIVSTATGLLYQRGLDGIGVAELCRELGVSKETLYRHFGSKDGLIQAVLERRSDRVVQWLAEVVADAGDDPARQLAALFDALGRWYGEPRFRGCAVLNAASQHHADPVRPIAARHLDRYLSLLTGIATRAGAADPAALGRQLLMLVEGATVCADHADADGRTAQLARAAALKLLRDG; from the coding sequence ATGCCGGTACCCAGGGGAACGACGCTGGATCCGTCCCGCACCCGGGACGCGATCGTGTCGACCGCCACCGGCCTGCTCTACCAGCGAGGCCTCGACGGCATCGGCGTCGCCGAGCTGTGCCGGGAGCTCGGCGTGTCGAAGGAGACGCTGTACCGCCACTTCGGCTCGAAGGACGGGCTGATCCAGGCGGTACTGGAGCGTCGCAGCGACCGGGTCGTCCAGTGGCTGGCCGAGGTCGTGGCCGACGCCGGCGACGATCCCGCCCGGCAGCTCGCCGCACTGTTCGACGCCCTCGGCCGCTGGTACGGCGAACCGCGCTTCCGCGGCTGCGCCGTGCTGAACGCCGCCAGCCAGCACCACGCCGATCCGGTCCGGCCGATCGCCGCCCGCCACCTGGACCGGTACCTGTCGCTGCTGACCGGAATCGCGACCCGGGCCGGGGCCGCCGACCCCGCCGCCCTCGGCCGGCAGTTGCTGATGCTGGTGGAGGGCGCCACGGTCTGCGCCGACCACGCGGACGCCGACGGACGCACCGCGCAGCTGGCCCGGGCGGCCGCGCTGAAACTCCTGCGGGACGGATGA
- a CDS encoding YciI family protein → MTDYLIAFNDEWVPEHTEEQIRGKSVASRAVIEEMRTAGVLIFTNGALDRSTALFNVEAVDGKPVFTDGPYVESKEHLGGFCVVDVPDDETARYWAGRLATALDWPQEVHRFPGPGHVGRTDPERK, encoded by the coding sequence ATGACCGATTACCTGATCGCTTTCAACGACGAGTGGGTGCCCGAACACACCGAGGAGCAGATCCGGGGAAAGAGCGTCGCCAGCCGGGCCGTGATCGAGGAGATGCGGACCGCCGGCGTGTTGATCTTCACCAACGGGGCGCTGGACCGCTCGACGGCGCTGTTCAACGTCGAGGCGGTCGACGGCAAGCCCGTCTTCACCGACGGACCGTACGTGGAGAGCAAGGAGCATCTCGGCGGGTTCTGCGTCGTGGACGTCCCGGACGACGAGACCGCCCGGTACTGGGCGGGCCGGCTCGCCACCGCGCTGGACTGGCCGCAGGAGGTGCACCGCTTTCCCGGGCCGGGGCACGTCGGTCGCACCGACCCCGAAAGGAAGTGA
- a CDS encoding YciI family protein: MLQAFADTGAFNDKLEREGHLVFAGGLAPATTATTVDGRGGTPVFTDGPYLETKEYLGGFWIIEAPDLDQALALAAEGSRACRGTVEVRPFQTEESFQDLLTT, from the coding sequence ATGCTGCAGGCGTTCGCCGACACTGGCGCCTTCAACGACAAGCTCGAGCGCGAGGGACACCTCGTCTTCGCCGGCGGGCTGGCACCCGCGACGACCGCCACCACCGTCGACGGCCGGGGCGGGACACCCGTCTTCACTGACGGCCCGTACCTGGAGACCAAGGAGTACCTCGGCGGATTCTGGATCATCGAGGCGCCCGACCTGGACCAGGCGCTGGCGCTCGCCGCCGAGGGGTCGAGGGCGTGCCGGGGCACGGTGGAGGTGCGCCCGTTCCAGACCGAGGAGTCGTTCCAGGACCTGTTGACGACGTGA
- a CDS encoding ABC transporter permease subunit, giving the protein MSAVEAPARTAGADRGLGLRPALRAEWVKFRTVRGWLVGLGVAVLLCVLLTYLVANGIHSGTCTGTGVTCHSGHPTVPTGPNGEAVADSYRYLSRPLTGDGSLTAQLTSLSGRVSTNPVNVAPSPSATRPGLADWAKAGILLTPSTAPGSSYAAVLATGRHGIRFQYDYTHDRSGHGVPAAPRWLRLTRHGDTITGYESADGVAWHEVGVARLPGLPGTVRVGLFVTSPVSFHGRTGRPTQATAGFRHVTVTGETGGAWRSRGIGTGRADFYPILAAGGARITGDTAVLTGSGDIAPAVVQGVLGTNTPASTVLVGLLVGTVVLIVLATLFVTSEYRRGLIRTTLAATPKRERVLAAKAIVIGAVGFATGALAAAVAVPVGDHILTGNGVYVFPAGVGTVVRVVVGCGLVTALTAVAVLALGAMLRRGAGAVTAGVVVFVLPYLIGASLPATAETWLFRVTPAAAFSVLGVLPRSSLVDYPYTFANGYYPLPPWAGLLVLAGYAAVALGAARLVMQRRDA; this is encoded by the coding sequence ATGAGCGCCGTCGAGGCACCGGCGCGGACCGCCGGCGCGGACCGCGGTCTCGGACTGCGACCGGCACTGCGCGCCGAATGGGTGAAGTTCCGTACCGTCCGCGGCTGGCTGGTCGGGCTCGGCGTTGCCGTGCTGCTGTGCGTGCTGCTCACCTACCTGGTGGCCAACGGCATCCACAGCGGGACCTGTACCGGCACCGGCGTCACGTGCCACAGCGGTCACCCGACGGTACCGACCGGACCGAACGGCGAGGCGGTCGCGGACAGCTACCGGTACCTGAGCCGCCCGCTCACCGGCGACGGCAGCCTCACCGCCCAGCTCACCTCGCTCTCCGGCCGGGTCTCGACCAATCCGGTGAACGTCGCCCCGTCGCCGTCCGCGACGCGCCCCGGGCTGGCGGACTGGGCGAAGGCCGGCATCCTGCTCACGCCCAGCACCGCGCCCGGATCGTCGTACGCGGCGGTGCTCGCCACCGGCCGGCACGGGATCCGCTTCCAGTACGACTACACCCACGACCGGTCCGGGCACGGCGTGCCCGCGGCGCCGCGCTGGCTGCGGCTGACCCGGCACGGGGACACGATCACCGGCTACGAGTCCGCCGACGGCGTCGCCTGGCACGAGGTCGGTGTCGCCCGCCTCCCGGGGCTGCCCGGCACCGTGCGGGTCGGGCTGTTCGTGACCTCACCGGTCTCGTTCCACGGCCGGACCGGTCGCCCCACCCAGGCCACCGCCGGTTTCCGGCACGTCACCGTCACCGGAGAGACCGGCGGTGCCTGGCGAAGCCGCGGCATCGGTACGGGCCGGGCCGACTTCTACCCGATCCTCGCGGCCGGTGGTGCCCGCATCACCGGCGACACCGCCGTACTCACCGGGTCCGGCGACATCGCCCCGGCGGTCGTGCAGGGCGTGCTCGGCACCAACACCCCCGCCAGCACCGTGCTGGTCGGCCTGCTCGTCGGAACGGTCGTCCTGATCGTGCTGGCCACGCTGTTCGTGACCAGCGAGTACCGCCGCGGGCTGATCCGCACCACGCTCGCCGCCACGCCGAAGCGGGAGCGGGTGCTCGCCGCCAAGGCGATCGTGATCGGCGCGGTCGGCTTCGCGACCGGTGCTCTCGCCGCCGCCGTCGCGGTGCCGGTCGGCGACCACATCCTGACCGGCAACGGGGTCTACGTGTTTCCCGCCGGCGTCGGCACCGTGGTGCGCGTCGTGGTCGGGTGCGGGCTGGTCACCGCGCTCACCGCGGTCGCGGTGCTCGCCCTCGGCGCGATGCTGCGGCGCGGCGCGGGCGCGGTCACCGCCGGCGTCGTGGTGTTCGTCCTGCCGTACCTGATCGGCGCCAGCCTGCCCGCGACCGCCGAGACGTGGCTGTTCCGCGTCACCCCGGCCGCCGCGTTCTCGGTTCTCGGCGTGCTGCCGCGATCGTCGCTGGTCGACTACCCGTACACGTTCGCCAACGGCTACTACCCGTTGCCACCCTGGGCCGGACTGCTGGTACTCGCCGGTTACGCCGCGGTGGCGCTCGGCGCCGCGCGGCTCGTGATGCAGCGGAGGGACGCATGA
- a CDS encoding DEAD/DEAH box helicase: MANFLSSSFSDFGLPARLTEVLTSRSIHTPTPIQAAAIPDALAGRDVLGRARTGSGKTLAFLLPLVARLSGGARPKPGAPRALILAPTRELVGQIDEALQPLAAAARLTSRTVFGGVGQGPQVAAIRRGVDIVVACPGRLEDLMGQGHCTLSAVQITVLDEADHMAALGFLPVVRRLLGQTPAGGQRLLFSATLDREVDTLVRAYLSKPARHEADSAQSPVSTMTHHVLHVEREHRLPVLVDLTSAPGRTVVFTRTKHGAKALVRQLQRNGVPAAELHGNLSQNARTRNLDDFRSGRVAALVATDIAARGIHVDDVALVIHADPPADHKAYLHRSGRTARAGGSGTVVTLTNTEQAGEVRKLLRAARITAPTTRVTSADHPVLATIVPGSRTLADPKELSSNAGAPGEGNARTATAAAPPAGRGRRRSGGRGRQRAAARQHPAGGTAQGDGGSRTGRGGSRGGHSAAVFSARRH; encoded by the coding sequence ATGGCGAACTTCTTGTCTTCTTCGTTCAGCGACTTCGGCCTGCCCGCGCGGCTGACCGAGGTACTCACCTCCCGAAGCATCCACACCCCTACCCCGATCCAGGCCGCGGCCATCCCCGACGCGCTCGCCGGGCGCGACGTGCTCGGCCGGGCCCGTACCGGCTCCGGTAAGACCCTCGCATTCCTGCTGCCGCTGGTGGCCCGGCTGTCCGGCGGTGCCCGGCCGAAGCCCGGCGCGCCGCGCGCGCTGATCCTCGCGCCGACCCGGGAACTGGTCGGCCAGATCGACGAGGCGCTGCAGCCGCTGGCCGCCGCCGCCCGGTTGACCTCGCGCACCGTGTTCGGTGGTGTCGGCCAGGGGCCGCAGGTGGCCGCGATCCGGCGTGGCGTCGACATCGTCGTGGCCTGTCCCGGCCGGCTGGAGGACCTGATGGGGCAGGGGCACTGCACCCTGTCCGCGGTGCAGATCACCGTCCTCGACGAGGCCGACCACATGGCGGCGCTCGGGTTCCTGCCGGTCGTGCGCCGGCTGCTCGGCCAGACCCCAGCCGGCGGGCAGCGGCTGCTGTTCTCCGCCACGCTCGACCGCGAGGTCGACACCCTGGTCCGCGCGTACCTGTCCAAGCCCGCCCGGCACGAGGCCGACTCGGCGCAGTCCCCGGTGAGCACCATGACCCACCACGTACTGCACGTCGAGCGCGAGCACCGGCTGCCCGTGCTGGTCGATCTGACCAGCGCGCCGGGCCGTACGGTCGTGTTCACCCGCACCAAGCACGGCGCGAAGGCGCTGGTCCGCCAGCTGCAACGGAACGGCGTACCGGCCGCCGAACTGCACGGCAACCTGAGCCAGAACGCCCGTACCCGCAATCTCGACGACTTCCGGTCCGGCCGGGTGGCGGCGCTGGTGGCCACCGACATCGCCGCGCGCGGCATCCACGTCGACGACGTGGCGCTGGTCATCCACGCCGATCCGCCCGCCGACCACAAGGCGTACCTGCACCGGTCCGGGCGCACCGCGCGGGCCGGCGGCTCCGGCACCGTGGTCACCCTGACCAACACCGAGCAGGCCGGTGAGGTCCGCAAGTTGCTGCGGGCGGCCCGGATCACCGCACCGACCACCCGGGTCACGTCGGCCGACCATCCGGTACTGGCCACCATCGTGCCCGGCAGCCGGACGCTCGCCGACCCCAAGGAGCTGTCGTCGAACGCCGGCGCGCCGGGCGAGGGCAACGCCCGTACGGCGACGGCGGCCGCACCGCCCGCCGGCCGGGGGCGCCGGCGCAGCGGCGGTCGTGGGCGGCAACGCGCGGCCGCGCGACAGCACCCCGCCGGCGGCACCGCGCAGGGTGACGGCGGCTCCCGTACCGGGCGGGGCGGTTCGCGTGGCGGCCACAGCGCCGCCGTGTTCAGCGCCCGCCGCCACTGA
- a CDS encoding response regulator transcription factor, whose product MRVLVVEDFEVLARSIGTGLRHEGMAVDVVLDGAEALAHLALTRYDVVVLDRDLPGVHGDDVCRRLVADGADSRVLMLTAAGTVQDRVDGLDLGADDYLPKPFDFAELVARVRALGRRATPAVPPTLGYADISLDPARRVVTRAGRRLDLSPKEFALLECLLATPGVVVSAEQLLERVWDEAADPFTTAVKHTMRRLRVKLGEPPVIHTVREGGYRIGDS is encoded by the coding sequence ATGAGGGTGCTGGTGGTCGAGGACTTCGAGGTGCTGGCCCGGTCGATCGGCACCGGGCTGCGCCATGAGGGCATGGCCGTCGACGTCGTCCTGGACGGCGCCGAGGCGCTGGCGCACCTCGCGCTCACCCGCTACGACGTCGTCGTACTGGACCGGGACCTGCCCGGGGTGCACGGCGACGACGTCTGCCGCCGGCTGGTCGCGGACGGTGCCGACAGCCGGGTGCTGATGCTCACCGCGGCCGGTACGGTGCAGGACCGGGTGGACGGCCTCGATCTGGGGGCAGACGACTACCTGCCCAAGCCGTTCGACTTCGCCGAGCTGGTCGCCCGGGTCCGCGCCCTCGGCCGCCGAGCGACCCCCGCCGTACCGCCGACCCTCGGCTACGCCGACATCAGCCTCGACCCGGCCCGCCGGGTGGTCACCCGGGCCGGGCGCCGGCTGGACCTGAGCCCGAAGGAGTTCGCCCTGCTGGAATGCCTGCTCGCCACCCCCGGTGTCGTCGTCTCCGCCGAGCAACTGCTCGAACGGGTCTGGGACGAGGCGGCCGATCCGTTCACCACGGCGGTCAAGCACACCATGCGTCGGCTGCGGGTCAAGCTCGGCGAACCCCCCGTCATCCACACCGTCCGGGAGGGCGGCTACCGGATCGGAGACAGCTGA
- a CDS encoding ABC transporter permease has translation MSAALLAEWTKLRTLASTAWLLLGTAVATIGVGVVVVAGTHQSAGGGRDVTALALTGLDLGQAVVVVLAVLAVAEEYGTGMVRTTFAAMPRRLTVLAAKATTLAVLTLGTGVVAVVGSLLAGRAALPAGETGAGPGPVPGSITHGPTLRAAAGSVVYLVLVALLALGIATVVRDTAVSIGVVLAVLYLPVLVAQAVSDPLRRHLEQLAPMTAGLGIRATTNLRGLPLPPWEGIGVVAGWAAGALLLAGLLLRRRDA, from the coding sequence ATGAGCGCCGCACTGCTCGCCGAGTGGACCAAACTGCGCACCCTCGCCAGCACGGCCTGGCTGCTGCTCGGTACCGCCGTCGCCACGATCGGCGTGGGCGTGGTGGTCGTGGCCGGTACGCACCAGTCGGCGGGCGGCGGCCGGGATGTCACCGCGCTCGCCCTCACCGGCCTCGACCTCGGCCAGGCCGTCGTCGTGGTACTCGCCGTGCTCGCCGTCGCCGAGGAGTACGGCACCGGCATGGTGCGCACCACGTTCGCCGCGATGCCGCGCCGGCTCACCGTGCTCGCCGCCAAGGCGACCACCCTCGCCGTACTCACCCTCGGTACTGGTGTGGTCGCCGTCGTGGGCTCGCTCCTGGCCGGGCGCGCAGCGCTGCCCGCCGGCGAAACCGGCGCCGGTCCCGGACCGGTACCCGGCTCGATCACGCACGGCCCGACCCTGCGCGCCGCCGCCGGCAGCGTCGTCTACCTGGTACTGGTCGCGCTGCTGGCCCTCGGCATCGCCACCGTCGTGCGGGACACCGCCGTGTCCATCGGCGTGGTGCTCGCCGTGCTGTACCTGCCGGTCCTGGTCGCGCAGGCGGTGAGCGATCCGCTCCGGCGGCACCTCGAACAGCTCGCGCCGATGACCGCCGGGCTCGGCATCCGAGCCACCACCAACCTTCGTGGACTCCCGCTCCCGCCCTGGGAGGGCATCGGCGTGGTCGCCGGCTGGGCCGCCGGCGCCCTGCTGCTCGCCGGCCTGCTGCTCCGCCGCCGCGACGCCTGA
- a CDS encoding RNA polymerase sigma factor, translating to MTDRAVEEAITRAHREEWARVVGRLARRFGDLDIAEEATAEAFVAAVERWPRDGVPPNPGGWLVTTATRKAIDRIRRESQRDARHQAARMLSDDTPPDPTGPVQDDRLRLVFTCCHPALGVQARVALTLRLLGGLTVAEIAHAYLVRESTIAQRITRAKAKISAAHIPYRVPSADDIRERLAGVLAVVFLVFNEGYLASGGDDPVRVDLTDEAIRLGRLLRTLLPDDGEVTGLLALMLLIDARRRARLSRTGELVTLDEQDRGAWDRALLAEGHALVRERIAAVAAGGEPAGRYQLLAAINAVHTAAPSARDTEWSQIVALYDRLAMLDPAPIVRLNRAVAVAEVDGPSVALAEVDRLTAALDGYHAFHATRADLLRRLGRSGESRAAYDRAIALAGNPAERTYLTRRRDQLAG from the coding sequence GTGACCGACCGAGCCGTCGAGGAGGCGATCACCCGCGCCCACCGCGAGGAGTGGGCGCGGGTGGTGGGCCGGCTCGCGCGCCGGTTCGGCGACCTCGACATCGCCGAGGAGGCGACGGCCGAGGCGTTCGTCGCCGCGGTCGAGCGCTGGCCGCGAGACGGCGTACCGCCCAATCCCGGCGGCTGGTTGGTCACCACCGCGACGCGCAAGGCGATCGACCGGATCCGTCGCGAGTCCCAGCGCGACGCCAGACACCAGGCGGCCCGGATGCTGTCCGACGACACCCCACCCGACCCGACCGGGCCGGTCCAGGACGACCGGCTGCGGCTGGTGTTCACCTGCTGCCACCCGGCGCTCGGCGTCCAGGCCCGGGTGGCGCTCACCCTGCGGCTGCTCGGCGGGCTCACCGTCGCCGAGATCGCGCACGCCTACCTGGTGCGGGAAAGCACGATCGCGCAGCGGATCACCCGCGCCAAGGCCAAGATCTCCGCAGCGCACATCCCGTACCGGGTGCCGTCGGCCGACGACATCCGGGAGCGGCTCGCCGGCGTCCTCGCGGTGGTGTTCCTGGTCTTCAACGAGGGCTACCTGGCCAGTGGGGGAGACGACCCGGTGCGCGTCGACCTCACCGACGAGGCGATCCGGCTGGGCCGGCTGCTGCGCACCCTGCTGCCGGACGACGGCGAGGTGACCGGCCTGCTCGCCCTGATGCTGCTGATCGACGCCCGGCGGCGGGCCCGGCTGTCGCGCACCGGTGAGCTGGTGACGCTCGACGAGCAGGACCGCGGAGCGTGGGACCGCGCCCTCCTCGCCGAAGGGCACGCACTGGTCCGCGAGCGGATCGCGGCCGTCGCCGCGGGCGGCGAGCCGGCCGGACGCTACCAGCTGCTGGCCGCGATCAACGCGGTGCACACCGCCGCCCCGTCGGCCCGGGACACCGAATGGTCCCAGATCGTCGCGCTCTACGACCGGCTGGCGATGCTCGACCCCGCGCCGATCGTGCGGCTCAACCGGGCGGTCGCGGTCGCCGAGGTCGACGGGCCGAGCGTCGCGCTGGCCGAGGTCGACCGGCTCACCGCAGCGCTCGACGGGTACCACGCGTTCCACGCCACCCGGGCCGACCTGCTGCGGCGACTCGGGCGAAGCGGCGAGTCGCGGGCGGCGTACGACCGGGCGATCGCGCTCGCCGGCAACCCCGCCGAGCGGACCTACCTCACCCGGCGCCGCGACCAACTCGCCGGCTGA